The sequence GTAGCACAAAATTACCCAGATGTAACGCTTGAGTATATGTATGTAGATAATGCAGCTATGCAGCTTGTACGATATCCAACTGGATTTGATGTTATTTTGACTGAAAATTTATTTGGAGATATTTTAAGCGATGAGGCTAGTATGGTTTGTGGCTCTATTGGTCTTCTTCCAAGTGCTTCAATGGGTGGTGATGTAGGAATCTATGAGCCAATTCATGGAAGTGCTCCAGACATAGCTGGACAAGGTATTGCTAATCCTATAGCTATGATTCTTTCAGCTGCAATGATGTTAAGATATGCCTTAGGCGAAAATGAAGCAGCAAACTGCATAGAAAACGCTATAAAAGCTGTATTAAAAGATGGCTATAGAACCAAAGATATCGCTAAATTTGACGCAGTTGAGATCTGTACAACTAGTGAAATCGGCTCAATTATTAGTGACTATATCAAAAAACAATGAGAGGCACAATTACAGAGGCTCTGATTTACGAAAATCAAGGGCTAAGAGATGAGGCTCTAGAGGTTTATAAAAATATTTTAATGCGTGATCCAAACAATCAAGAAGCACGCTCAGCTATTAGACGGCTAAGTGGTCTAAAGCGCAAAAATGGCGAGACAAATGAACAGATGCTAGAGTTTTATCTAAATTTAAAAGAAAACGATGATGCTGGTATAAGAGAATTTAAAAGGTGGTTGATAAAGATATGAGATTAGAAGATATTGCCAAGCTTACTATTGATGAGGTAAATGCTCAACTACAAGGCACAAGCAGTGCTGTGGCTAAAAATGGCTTTATCGTTGAAGAAGCAAGCGATAATGATGAATCTAATGAGTTAAGGCGTGAGTTTGATTTTAATCAAGAACCTCGTCAAACTATGCAGCCCCAGTTTAAAGCTCAAACTATAGCGCAAAAAGAGGCTGCTAAGAAAAATGCTATGGAGATAAAGGAGATGCTAGCTTCTAGAGTCGCATCTATGGATACTTCAGAACCATTAAGATCAAGACCGCAGCCAAAGCCGCAACTCCAACCACAAGCCCAGACAAGGCCACAAGCACAAAAAAATCTTGGATCAAGCGAGATGTTATATCTACAAGGGCTAAAAGAGAGAATTGGCGTGCTATTTGAGGGGCTAAATAGCGCTGATAGTAGTAATAGGGAATTTAGGATGGATATGACGATTAAATTTTTGGAATTTATGCTTGCTAGTATCGACAATAGGCTATCAAATCTCTCAAAATAGCGATTTTGACGAACTTAAAAAATTACTTTTAAACCATACAAAACGAGCCTACTTAGTTGGCGGATCGGTGCGTGATGCTATACTAGGAATTGGCTCAAAAGATTATGATATTGAGATTTACGATATTACGCCAGATAAATTTGATGCCCTGATGCAAGAGTGCGGTGCTGTAGGTGTGGGTAAGAGCTATTTTGTCTATAAGTTAAAAAACTATGATCTAAGTCTGCCACGAACTGAATCTAAAAGCGGATATGGTCATAAGGGTTTTAGTGTAGAGTATTGCAATGATGAACGCATAGCTAGCGCACGCAGAGATTTTACAATAAATTCAATTATGGTAAATATATTTAGCGGTGAGGTATTGGATTTTTGGGGTGGCGTGAGTGATTTAATGGCTAAAAGATTAAGAGTTACTAACCCTAAAACTTTTAGCGATGATAGTTTACGAGTACTTCGTGGAGTTCAGTTTGCTGCTAGATTTGATTTGGTTTGTAATAGCGATAGTCTTAAGATTATGCAAAAAATAGATATAAGCGATTTAAGTGCTAACCGCATATATTTAGAGCTTGAAAAGTTTTTTATAGCTAAATTTAAAAGACGTGCAATGGAGTTACTTAGTGAGCTTGGGCTAGATTTAAAGCTTTTTGGCGTGGAGTTTGATGAGCGATTTATACAACAAATTTCAAATAAAATTCACACTCACAAGGCTTCATTTTTATACCATTTAATTAACTATTATGCTATTGATGGCAAATCTCTTATATCTAGACTTGCTTTGCCAAATTGCTATTCTATATCTTATAAACAGCCATTTTTAAGGCGAGTAAGTAAATTTGAACTACTTAAAATCGCCCTTGATATGCCGCTTTATCAGTGGCTTGGGCTTGATAGCAAGGCTAGAATTAAGATGGCAAAGGATTTGGGAATTTATGATTTTAAATTTTCACCGCATATTGATACTACTATTATCAAGACAACTGGCAAGGCGTATGGTGATGAGCTAAAAAGGCTTAAAATAGAGGCTATAAAGGATTATTTAAATGATTGCAATTGATCTTGGAAGCAACACGATTAGAGCCTGTAAAATGCGTAGATTGGGTAGTGGGAATTTTGAGTGTGAGTATAGCTTTGAGCGGATAGTTGGTTCAGCTCGTGGGCTAAGCCATACTGGATTAGCCATAGATGCTATGGAGCGCATTAGAACAGCAGTGGCTCAGCTTTGTACTGAGGCGTCATTTAGCTCTAGTATAGCAGTAGCGACTGAGGCTTTTAGACAAGCGTCAAATTCTAGCGAATTTTTTAGGGATATTAGAGCTGAATTTGGTATTGAATTTAATATTATTAGTGGTGAAGTTGAAGCATATTTAACTCGTTTAGGTGTAGAAAATCGTGCTAAAATTTTAAATCTTGATCTAAAAGATTCTCTTTTAATCGATCTTGGTGGAGCTAGTACAGAGATTAGTTTTGGCGAGATAAGTCGTAGTTTTAGCTTTGGGATTATCACAGCTCTTGAGAGTAATAAGAGGGCTGAGATATCAATGGCTATAGAGTTTATTAAGCAGTTTAAATTTAACAATATTATTTTAACTTCTGGCGTACCTACAACAGTTGCAGCGCTTAAGCAAGGGTTAAATTATACTAATTATAGAGCAGATTTGATAAATGGAGTGCAGATTAAAAATACAGATTTAAACTGGGCGGCAAATTTGCTAAAAACTACACCAAATAAAGATGAGCTAGTAGGTAAAAATCGTGCCGATTTGATTGTTAAAGGGTGTGAGATTTTATCAAATTTAGTAGGGTTTAACCCGTGTATAGTGATTGATGATGGTTTGCGAGAGGGTCTTTTTATAACAAAAAAATTAAATTTAAAGGAGATAAAATGAGCGTAAAAGCACAAATTTTAAATGATATAAAAGCAGCGATGAAAGCTGGAAATAGTTTTGAGAGAGATACCTTGCGTATGATAAACTCGGCATTTAAGCAGATTGAAGTTGATGAGAGAGTGGAGCTAGATGATGCTAGAATCTTTACAATTTTACAAAGCGAGATTAAGCGTCGCAATGACTCAGCCACGCAGTATAAAAACGGCGGTAGAGATGATTTAGCACAAAAGGAGCTTGGCGAGATAGAGATAATCTCTAGATATCTACCAAAACAGCTTAGCGATGATGAATTGAAGGCGAAAATATCAGAGCTGATAGCGCAAAATAGCTTAAATGGGATTAAGGATTTAGGTGCATTGATGAAGTTAGCCAAAGAGACTATCGGCTCTGCTTGCGATGGTAAGCGTATGAGCGAAGCGGCTAAAAAGGCACTTTCATAATTTAAATTTGCCCCATTTAGGGGCTTTATTATTTGCAGTTATATGTGGCTGTTGCCGATAGGGTTTGGGTATGTTTAGACTCTATTGGCGTTTGGGTTGATTTTAGGTTCGCATATACTGCTGGGTGGCTAGTTCCGGTAAAATCAACGCTATTTAATACACAATTTTTACCAAGCTCATTTGAGTAAAGCTGTGCTTTTTGCATAGCGTTATTTAATACTTTAATGTGTAGTAGCTCGTTATTTTGTGTTGATATGGCATCTGATACTGATGGAGTTATGGCTGGTAGATTAATGCTTATAAACTCATTGTTTTTTAATAGCGTATTTAATTGAGTAATTAAGTTATCATATTTATCAATGCTATTTTTATCAAATTTACATCCAATATCAAAGTTTATAAGCTGTCCGGTGATGATTCTAGCACCATCGTTGTAGCTATAGCTTGGATTTATTGAGTAGGTAGAAGCTTTACAAATTTGACTATCTTTGGCTAATTTTAACGCCTTATCAAGTGTAGCAGTGATAATTTCTAGCTCATTTGGAGCTATTTGGTCTTTGGTACGTAAAGCATTTGTAGATTCTAAGCTAATATTTGCACTAAATTGATCTGGAATAAACTCCACGCTCTGTGTAATTGTGCGATTAAATTTAAGCTCTTTATCGCTAAACTGATTTTGAGATAAAAACTTAGCATCAAATACCACACCAGCGATGAATACTATAAGCACAGCCAAAGCAAAAAGCGACTTAAAAAGAAGATTTAACATATTTATCCTTATTTTTAAAATGATTTAGTATTTTACAACAGATAATATAATGCTAAGTAAAGAGCTAAAAAGTTAAAATTTGCTCTTTACTCTATTATTTTTAAACCTTAATCTGCTCAAGCTCACCCAGCGCCGCAGCGATATCTGCTTTTATCTCTTCTAATATCTCATCTGGAGTTGCTATATTTTCGCTATTTATTACGCTTTGTTCTTTTATCCACGATATATCGAGATTTGTTTTATCTCGCTTTAATATCTCATCTATGTTAAAGCATTTAAATCTCTCACTTTGTTTTCTTTGAGCTAGATTATCGCCATAGCATTGGATAAAATCAGCCAAACTCTCATCATTTAGTGGATTTTCTACAAGAGTAAAATTTTGATTTGTCCTTAGATCATATACCCATACTTGAGTAGTTTTAGGCTCATTACTTGGAGTTAATTTATCAAAAAATAGCACATTTGCCTTTACTCCCTGCGCATAAAAAATCCCAGTAGGCAGACGCAAAATCGTATGTAGATTAAAATCCTTTAAAAGTCGTTGCCTCACTTTCTCGCCAGCTCCGCCCTCAAATAGCACATTATCAGGCAGAACAACAGCTGCTTTACCACCAATTTTTAACACGCTCATTATATGTTGCAAAAAGTTTATCTGTTTATTAGAAGTGCTTACTATGAAATCATCTCTTTCATAGCTTTCGCTTTGAGTATTTACGCTGCCATCATCACCCATAATTTTGGTAGATGATTTTTTGCCAAAAGGTGGATTTGTCAGTACCATATCGTATCTTTGATCGCCTAGACTTAAAAGACTATCGCTTGTTTTTACTGGACTCTCATCACCGCCTATATCATGTAGATATAAATTCATCGCACATAGACTAGTAACTAGTGGCGAAATATCGGTGCCACTTAGTGCTTTTGTTTTTAGATTTTCTAGCTTGGTTTTATCTTTACTACTAGCCCTCATATACTCATACGCTTCTAGCAAAAATCCGCCAGTTCCACACGCTGGGTCATTTATACTCATACCAATTTGTGGCTTCATCACGCTTACTATGGCTTTGATTATTGCTCTTGGGGTAAAATATTGTCCCGCTCCGCCTTTGGTTTCGGTGGCGTTTTTTTGTAATAACCCTTCATAAATCGCCCCTTTGACATCTACATCTAAGCCTAGCCAAGTTTCATTATCTATTAAGCTTACTAGCCGTTTTAGTTTGGCTGGTTCGTTGATTTTATTTTGAGCTTTTTGGTATATAGTGCCTACTATACCACTTTGCTTTGATAGAGTGTTTAAGGCATTGGTGTAAGCAGTTTCTAGCTCACTTCCATCTAAATTTGACAAATTTTGCCATTTACAATGAGAGGGCAAAAGCGACGCAACGCCCAAAAATTTCTCTCTCTCATCATCCATTTTTAAAAATAACAAATAGGTAATTTGGCTTACATAATCTGTATAGCTAACTCCACTATCTCTTAATATACTAGCGTAATTCCATACCTTGCCTATTAACGCACTTTCGCTCATATTTCACTCCTTAACTCTCCGCTAAATGCTTTTTTTAATATACTTTGTTTTAAGTTTTTAGCATTTTGAATGCTTTTATCTATCAAATTTAGAGTTTTATCCACTATTGCAAATCTCCTATCTATCTCAGCCACTATTAAATTTTGCTCTGATAATGGTGGGAGTGGGATTTTAATTTCTTTTATTCTGTAAAGCGCTAATTTTGCCTGTGTTGTAGCTTTTGTAAAAAAAATAATTTGCATTTGTGCTTCATTTGAATTTAAATAATAAACTAAAAATTTCTTATTAGCACCGTTAAAAGTAATTTTAGCTGCATTTTCTGTTAAATTTGCACCATTTAATTCAATAGGTATTGTGCCTACTTTTCCTATTGTGCCTGCTATTGAAATATAAATATCATCACTAGAAATAGTATAATTTTTTATTTTATCTTGTACTTCTTGTGTAATATATTTGATATCTTTTAAATTTACGCTCATATTTTCAAAATCAGCGACCCTAATATATGCAAATTTTGTAGTATCTTTTGAAAATTTTGAATTTGCTGGCAATCTCTTTCCGCCTTTTATTTCAGAAAAATCTCCCAGTTTTTTAACTTCCCAGTGGGTAGGTGAAGTGTTAGGTATCAAATCACCATTAAACGCAGATTTAAGCACGCTTTGTTTATAAAGTTTTAGATTTTCTTTTGCATTTATTAGATTGGTTATAGCATTTTCAATTTTTACAAAACTATCATCTAACTTATCCGCAATAGCCTTTTGCTCTGATAATGGTGGGAGTGGGATTTCAAGT is a genomic window of Campylobacter devanensis containing:
- a CDS encoding type I restriction-modification system subunit M yields the protein MSESALIGKVWNYASILRDSGVSYTDYVSQITYLLFLKMDDEREKFLGVASLLPSHCKWQNLSNLDGSELETAYTNALNTLSKQSGIVGTIYQKAQNKINEPAKLKRLVSLIDNETWLGLDVDVKGAIYEGLLQKNATETKGGAGQYFTPRAIIKAIVSVMKPQIGMSINDPACGTGGFLLEAYEYMRASSKDKTKLENLKTKALSGTDISPLVTSLCAMNLYLHDIGGDESPVKTSDSLLSLGDQRYDMVLTNPPFGKKSSTKIMGDDGSVNTQSESYERDDFIVSTSNKQINFLQHIMSVLKIGGKAAVVLPDNVLFEGGAGEKVRQRLLKDFNLHTILRLPTGIFYAQGVKANVLFFDKLTPSNEPKTTQVWVYDLRTNQNFTLVENPLNDESLADFIQCYGDNLAQRKQSERFKCFNIDEILKRDKTNLDISWIKEQSVINSENIATPDEILEEIKADIAAALGELEQIKV
- a CDS encoding SIMPL domain-containing protein (The SIMPL domain is named for its presence in mouse protein SIMPL (signalling molecule that associates with mouse pelle-like kinase). Bacterial member BP26, from Brucella, was shown to assemble into a channel-like structure, while YggE from E. coli has been associated with resistance to oxidative stress.), translated to MLNLLFKSLFALAVLIVFIAGVVFDAKFLSQNQFSDKELKFNRTITQSVEFIPDQFSANISLESTNALRTKDQIAPNELEIITATLDKALKLAKDSQICKASTYSINPSYSYNDGARIITGQLINFDIGCKFDKNSIDKYDNLITQLNTLLKNNEFISINLPAITPSVSDAISTQNNELLHIKVLNNAMQKAQLYSNELGKNCVLNSVDFTGTSHPAVYANLKSTQTPIESKHTQTLSATATYNCK
- a CDS encoding GatB/YqeY domain-containing protein; translation: MSVKAQILNDIKAAMKAGNSFERDTLRMINSAFKQIEVDERVELDDARIFTILQSEIKRRNDSATQYKNGGRDDLAQKELGEIEIISRYLPKQLSDDELKAKISELIAQNSLNGIKDLGALMKLAKETIGSACDGKRMSEAAKKALS
- a CDS encoding restriction endonuclease subunit S, translating into MNKIPKGWEVKKLGEICEKISAGGDKPAEFSPIKTNDFKIPIYSNGIKDNGLYGYTKYATINKQAVTVSARGTIGFVCVRNEPFCPIVRLISAIPKDNILDLKFLAYALKFKIPSGEGSSIPQLTVPNFKQLEIPLPPLSEQKAIADKLDDSFVKIENAITNLINAKENLKLYKQSVLKSAFNGDLIPNTSPTHWEVKKLGDFSEIKGGKRLPANSKFSKDTTKFAYIRVADFENMSVNLKDIKYITQEVQDKIKNYTISSDDIYISIAGTIGKVGTIPIELNGANLTENAAKITFNGANKKFLVYYLNSNEAQMQIIFFTKATTQAKLALYRIKEIKIPLPPLSEQNLIVAEIDRRFAIVDKTLNLIDKSIQNAKNLKQSILKKAFSGELRSEI
- a CDS encoding CiaD-like domain-containing protein, with protein sequence MRLEDIAKLTIDEVNAQLQGTSSAVAKNGFIVEEASDNDESNELRREFDFNQEPRQTMQPQFKAQTIAQKEAAKKNAMEIKEMLASRVASMDTSEPLRSRPQPKPQLQPQAQTRPQAQKNLGSSEMLYLQGLKERIGVLFEGLNSADSSNREFRMDMTIKFLEFMLASIDNRLSNLSK
- a CDS encoding Ppx/GppA phosphatase family protein — its product is MIAIDLGSNTIRACKMRRLGSGNFECEYSFERIVGSARGLSHTGLAIDAMERIRTAVAQLCTEASFSSSIAVATEAFRQASNSSEFFRDIRAEFGIEFNIISGEVEAYLTRLGVENRAKILNLDLKDSLLIDLGGASTEISFGEISRSFSFGIITALESNKRAEISMAIEFIKQFKFNNIILTSGVPTTVAALKQGLNYTNYRADLINGVQIKNTDLNWAANLLKTTPNKDELVGKNRADLIVKGCEILSNLVGFNPCIVIDDGLREGLFITKKLNLKEIK
- a CDS encoding tRNA nucleotidyltransferase/poly(A) polymerase family protein, whose product is MLVSTIGYQISQNSDFDELKKLLLNHTKRAYLVGGSVRDAILGIGSKDYDIEIYDITPDKFDALMQECGAVGVGKSYFVYKLKNYDLSLPRTESKSGYGHKGFSVEYCNDERIASARRDFTINSIMVNIFSGEVLDFWGGVSDLMAKRLRVTNPKTFSDDSLRVLRGVQFAARFDLVCNSDSLKIMQKIDISDLSANRIYLELEKFFIAKFKRRAMELLSELGLDLKLFGVEFDERFIQQISNKIHTHKASFLYHLINYYAIDGKSLISRLALPNCYSISYKQPFLRRVSKFELLKIALDMPLYQWLGLDSKARIKMAKDLGIYDFKFSPHIDTTIIKTTGKAYGDELKRLKIEAIKDYLNDCN